A part of Microbacterium terregens genomic DNA contains:
- the ffh gene encoding signal recognition particle protein → MATFGTLSDRLTDTFRNLRTKGKLTPADVDGTVREIRRALLDADVALPVVKDFTAKVRERALGDEVSKALNPAQQVVQIVNEELVAILGGQQRRLQFAKTPPTIIMLAGLQGSGKTTFAGKLAKLLEKDGHTPLLIAADLQRPNAVNQLQVVAGQAGAAIYAPEPGNGVGDPVKVARDGVEVARRQQHDVVIIDTAGRLGVDAEMMKQASDIRKATDPDEVLFVIDALTGQDAVNTAKAFQEGVDFTGVVLSKLDGDSRGGAALSVASVTGRPIIYASTGEGLDDLEPFHPDRMASRILDLGDILTLIEQAQQAFDETEAMKMAEKLATDSFTLEDFLDQMQQLKKMGSMKKMLGMLPGMGSMKQQLEDFDEKDLDRTEAIIRSMTPTERRNPKVLNGSRRLRIARGSGMTVTDVNALVNRFEQAAKMMKTVARGGTPNIPGMGPIPGTRPGASTKRGKQQKAKGSRSGNPAKRAAENAGIAASVPAAPSGSGFGLGAAKGAPSEAELAELQKLLGRG, encoded by the coding sequence ATGGCAACCTTCGGCACGCTCTCAGATCGCCTCACCGATACCTTCCGCAACCTCCGCACCAAGGGCAAGCTGACGCCCGCGGACGTGGACGGAACGGTCCGGGAGATCCGCCGCGCCCTGCTGGACGCGGATGTCGCGCTGCCCGTGGTGAAGGACTTCACCGCGAAGGTACGCGAGCGCGCGCTGGGCGATGAGGTCAGCAAGGCGCTCAACCCCGCCCAGCAGGTCGTGCAGATCGTCAATGAGGAGCTCGTCGCGATCCTCGGTGGTCAGCAGCGCCGCCTGCAGTTCGCGAAGACGCCGCCGACGATCATCATGCTCGCCGGCCTTCAGGGCTCGGGCAAGACGACCTTCGCCGGCAAGCTCGCCAAGCTGCTGGAGAAGGACGGGCACACGCCGCTGCTGATCGCGGCAGACCTGCAGCGACCGAACGCGGTGAACCAGCTTCAGGTCGTCGCCGGCCAGGCCGGCGCCGCGATCTACGCCCCCGAGCCCGGCAACGGCGTCGGCGACCCCGTGAAGGTCGCCCGCGACGGCGTCGAGGTCGCACGGCGTCAGCAGCACGACGTCGTCATCATCGACACCGCGGGACGCCTCGGCGTGGACGCGGAGATGATGAAGCAGGCATCCGACATCCGCAAGGCCACCGATCCCGACGAGGTCCTGTTCGTCATCGACGCGCTGACCGGTCAGGATGCCGTCAACACGGCCAAGGCCTTCCAGGAGGGCGTGGACTTCACCGGCGTCGTGCTCTCCAAGCTGGACGGCGACTCGCGGGGCGGCGCAGCGCTGTCGGTGGCTTCGGTGACCGGACGCCCCATCATCTACGCGTCCACGGGTGAGGGACTGGACGACCTCGAGCCGTTCCACCCCGACCGTATGGCCTCGCGGATCCTCGACCTCGGCGACATCCTGACCCTCATCGAGCAGGCTCAGCAGGCCTTCGACGAGACCGAAGCCATGAAGATGGCAGAGAAGCTCGCGACCGACAGCTTCACGCTCGAGGACTTCCTCGATCAGATGCAGCAGCTGAAGAAGATGGGCTCGATGAAGAAGATGCTGGGGATGCTCCCCGGCATGGGCTCGATGAAGCAGCAGCTCGAGGACTTCGACGAGAAGGACCTGGACCGCACCGAGGCGATCATCCGCTCGATGACGCCCACAGAGCGCCGCAACCCCAAGGTGCTGAACGGATCGCGCCGCCTGCGCATCGCACGCGGCTCAGGAATGACCGTGACCGATGTCAATGCGCTGGTCAACCGGTTCGAGCAGGCCGCCAAGATGATGAAGACCGTCGCCCGCGGCGGAACGCCCAACATCCCCGGCATGGGCCCGATTCCGGGCACTCGTCCGGGCGCGTCGACGAAGCGGGGCAAGCAGCAGAAGGCGAAGGGGTCGCGGTCGGGAAACCCGGCCAAGCGCGCCGCCGAGAACGCCGGCATTGCGGCATCCGTCCCCGCGGCGCCCAGCGGTTCGGGGTTCGGTCTCGGGGCAGCCAAGGGTGCGCCCAGCGAAGCCGAGCTGGCCGAGCTGCAGAAGCTCCTCGGTCGCGGCTGA
- a CDS encoding TetR family transcriptional regulator, protein MNADSRTGRPRASSRETLAEAACELFLEQGYEATSIADIAQRAGVSRSSFFNYFASKGDILWAGLDERIAQLQQRLAEDQTTDAGADVRAATAAIAADFAPDSLALALVNAAAMGLVDELEREASLRRSRIARAVSERLRRGGADRLRADVIGAAFAGAVLAALDAWAEDGAGRTPLPRMLDAALGAVHSVAAEASSTVRQLRVVVQAPDFDSAVRFYRDELGLPERESYEGDGDARVVILGAGEATLELANPGQVSLIDRVETDGGSSARIRVAFEVEDTPATVQRLVRAGARVEASARETPWRSINARLRAPADLQLTIFQELGED, encoded by the coding sequence ATGAATGCCGATTCGCGAACCGGCCGGCCCCGCGCCTCTTCTCGAGAGACTCTCGCCGAAGCCGCGTGCGAACTGTTCCTCGAGCAGGGGTACGAAGCGACGTCGATCGCAGACATCGCCCAGCGCGCGGGCGTCAGCCGCTCCAGCTTCTTCAACTACTTCGCCTCCAAAGGCGACATCCTGTGGGCGGGTCTGGACGAACGCATCGCACAGCTGCAGCAGCGCCTCGCGGAGGATCAGACGACGGATGCCGGGGCCGACGTGCGCGCGGCGACCGCGGCCATCGCCGCGGACTTCGCGCCGGACAGCCTCGCCCTGGCGCTCGTGAACGCAGCCGCGATGGGACTGGTCGACGAGCTGGAACGGGAGGCCTCGTTGCGCCGGTCGCGGATCGCGCGCGCCGTGTCCGAGCGGCTGCGGCGCGGGGGCGCAGATCGGCTGCGCGCCGACGTGATCGGCGCCGCGTTCGCGGGCGCCGTGCTCGCGGCCCTGGACGCGTGGGCTGAGGACGGTGCGGGGCGCACGCCCCTGCCTCGTATGCTCGACGCGGCTCTCGGTGCGGTGCACAGCGTTGCTGCGGAGGCATCGTCGACGGTGCGTCAGCTGCGCGTCGTGGTCCAGGCTCCCGACTTCGACTCCGCGGTCCGGTTCTACCGCGACGAGCTGGGCCTGCCCGAGCGAGAGTCCTACGAGGGAGACGGCGACGCCCGCGTGGTCATCCTCGGCGCGGGCGAGGCGACCCTGGAGCTGGCCAACCCGGGCCAGGTCTCCCTGATCGATCGGGTCGAGACCGATGGCGGTTCCAGCGCTCGGATCCGCGTCGCGTTCGAGGTCGAGGACACCCCCGCCACCGTGCAGCGGCTCGTGCGGGCCGGTGCTCGGGTCGAGGCATCCGCTCGTGAGACGCCGTGGCGCTCGATCAACGCGCGCCTGCGCGCGCCGGCCGACCTGCAGCTCACGATCTTCCAGGAGCTCGGCGAAGACTGA
- the lipB gene encoding lipoyl(octanoyl) transferase LipB, with protein sequence MLEIISAGLAPDYVPYHDGWELQRRIHADVLCGDRPDTLLLLEHEAVYTAGRRTEPQERPSDGTPVIDVDRGGKITWHGPGQLVGYPIVRLPEPVDVVAHVRRLERLLIDALREHGVSGYRIEGRSGVWVRRPLSEDKVAAIGVRVEKGVTMHGFAVNCDNTLAGFRAIIPCGITDAGVTTVSEVVARDVAPADLIDSIVSVFEAEYAGVPA encoded by the coding sequence GTGCTCGAGATCATTTCCGCCGGCCTTGCTCCGGATTACGTGCCCTATCACGACGGGTGGGAGCTGCAACGGCGGATCCACGCCGATGTGCTCTGCGGTGACCGACCCGACACGCTGCTCCTGCTCGAGCATGAGGCCGTCTACACAGCCGGCAGGCGAACCGAGCCGCAGGAACGACCGAGCGATGGCACGCCGGTCATCGACGTCGACCGCGGCGGCAAGATCACGTGGCACGGCCCGGGGCAGCTCGTCGGGTACCCGATCGTGCGCCTGCCCGAGCCGGTCGACGTGGTCGCCCACGTCCGTCGCCTCGAGCGACTGCTGATCGACGCCCTGCGGGAGCACGGGGTGTCGGGATACCGCATCGAGGGCCGCAGCGGCGTGTGGGTACGGCGGCCGCTGTCAGAGGACAAGGTCGCGGCGATCGGCGTCCGCGTGGAGAAGGGCGTCACCATGCACGGCTTCGCGGTCAATTGCGACAACACTCTCGCCGGGTTCCGCGCCATCATCCCGTGCGGGATCACCGACGCCGGGGTCACCACCGTCAGCGAGGTGGTCGCGCGGGATGTCGCGCCCGCAGACCTGATCGACTCGATCGTCTCCGTCTTCGAAGCCGAGTACGCCGGGGTACCGGCGTGA
- the lipA gene encoding lipoyl synthase, translated as MSGCATGSTASTPAAAPGGRKLLRLEVRNAQTPIERKPEWIKTRAKMGPEYTALHSLVKEEGLHTVCQEAGCPNIYECWEDREATFLIGGSQCTRRCDFCQIDTGKPADYDTDEPRRVAESVQKMRLRYATVTGVARDDLPDEGAWLHAETVRRIHADNPGTGVEILATDFSGNPDLLRTVFESRPEVFAHNVETVPRIFKRIRPAFRYERSLDVLTRAREFGLITKSNLILGMGEEPAEVVQALQDLHDAGTDIITITQYLRPSPRHLPVDRWVKPAEFVQFKEEAERIGFLGVLAGPLVRSSYRAGRLWAQSMISKGRDIPQGLSHLAQDIAHEGLTFSQAV; from the coding sequence GTGAGCGGCTGCGCGACCGGAAGCACGGCATCCACTCCCGCCGCCGCGCCCGGCGGCCGCAAGCTGCTCCGGCTCGAGGTGCGCAATGCGCAGACACCCATCGAGCGGAAACCGGAGTGGATCAAGACCCGCGCGAAGATGGGTCCCGAGTACACGGCGCTGCACTCCCTGGTCAAGGAGGAAGGCCTGCACACGGTGTGTCAGGAGGCCGGCTGCCCCAACATCTACGAATGCTGGGAGGATCGCGAGGCGACGTTCCTGATCGGCGGATCGCAGTGCACGCGACGCTGCGATTTCTGCCAGATCGACACCGGCAAGCCCGCCGACTACGACACGGACGAGCCGCGCCGGGTGGCCGAGAGCGTGCAGAAGATGCGGTTGCGCTACGCCACGGTGACCGGCGTCGCGCGCGACGATCTGCCGGACGAGGGCGCGTGGCTGCACGCCGAGACGGTGCGCCGCATCCACGCCGACAACCCCGGCACCGGCGTCGAGATCCTCGCGACGGACTTCTCGGGCAATCCCGATCTGCTGCGGACCGTGTTCGAATCGCGGCCGGAGGTGTTCGCGCACAACGTCGAGACGGTGCCGCGCATCTTCAAGCGCATCCGACCGGCGTTCCGCTACGAGCGCTCGTTGGACGTTCTCACGCGGGCCCGCGAGTTCGGACTCATCACCAAGTCGAACCTGATCCTGGGTATGGGCGAGGAGCCCGCCGAGGTCGTACAGGCGCTGCAGGACCTGCATGATGCGGGGACCGACATCATCACGATCACGCAGTACCTGCGCCCGTCGCCCCGCCACCTGCCCGTGGACCGGTGGGTCAAGCCCGCGGAGTTCGTCCAGTTCAAGGAGGAGGCGGAGCGGATCGGCTTCCTCGGTGTCCTGGCCGGCCCGCTGGTGCGCTCGTCGTATCGTGCGGGACGCCTGTGGGCGCAGTCGATGATCTCGAAGGGGCGCGACATCCCCCAGGGCCTCTCGCACCTGGCGCAGGACATCGCGCACGAGGGCCTGACGTTCTCCCAGGCGGTGTGA